A DNA window from Bacteroidales bacterium contains the following coding sequences:
- a CDS encoding alginate export family protein, giving the protein MKKNNKLFVTIILLMIGISSYAQFTLTGEIRPRAEFRKGFKTLPDDDITPAFFVSQRTRLNYFYKAEKISAKISFYDVHVWGDEQLKTDIPSIGLNEAWAEIPLCDSLSIRLGKQELTYDNRRLIDSWGWNQMGITHNAALLKYKNSDLQIEFTSAFNQKAENNFGTNYSDMTSTYKTLNILWISKKLTEHFKISTFDIADGYQKENTTNTTYIRGTVGGIAEYKKENKYAAILRAFYQTGRLQSGQQIAAYYWNADFSYFLTEKLNTIIGIDYVSGNDAKDTANKKSNSFNMLYGSGHSFNGNMEYFSSLLKQKKGPGLVDGYIDFIYKWNEKWQTRADFHYFLLQNNYIINTEPIDKKLGAEADLSCKYDFNKEASLMFGFSAMRPEKSMEPIVGGNSSYYGTWAFVMLTVKPTFFKSDKK; this is encoded by the coding sequence ATGAAAAAGAATAATAAACTATTTGTTACCATTATTTTATTAATGATAGGGATAAGCAGTTATGCACAATTCACACTAACCGGCGAAATAAGGCCAAGAGCTGAATTCAGGAAAGGTTTTAAAACTTTACCCGATGATGATATTACTCCTGCGTTTTTTGTAAGCCAGCGAACCCGGTTAAATTACTTTTATAAAGCTGAAAAAATTAGTGCAAAAATTTCATTTTACGATGTACATGTCTGGGGTGATGAACAATTAAAAACCGATATTCCATCAATAGGTTTAAATGAAGCATGGGCTGAAATTCCGCTCTGCGACAGTTTATCAATAAGACTAGGAAAACAGGAACTGACATATGACAACAGAAGGCTGATCGACAGCTGGGGCTGGAATCAAATGGGAATAACACATAATGCAGCATTACTGAAATATAAAAATTCCGATCTGCAAATTGAATTCACAAGCGCTTTCAATCAGAAGGCGGAAAATAATTTTGGGACCAATTACTCAGATATGACAAGCACTTATAAAACTTTAAATATTTTATGGATATCAAAAAAGCTGACTGAGCATTTTAAAATTTCCACATTTGATATTGCTGATGGGTATCAAAAAGAAAACACCACCAATACTACTTATATTCGCGGCACTGTGGGCGGAATTGCAGAATACAAGAAAGAAAATAAATATGCTGCAATACTCAGGGCATTTTATCAAACAGGGCGATTACAAAGCGGACAGCAAATAGCAGCTTATTATTGGAATGCTGACTTTTCATATTTTTTAACTGAAAAACTAAACACCATCATAGGGATTGATTATGTTTCCGGTAACGATGCAAAAGATACAGCAAATAAAAAAAGTAATTCCTTTAATATGCTTTACGGCTCAGGACATAGCTTTAACGGGAACATGGAATATTTTTCAAGTTTATTAAAACAGAAAAAAGGACCCGGTCTGGTTGACGGTTATATTGATTTCATTTACAAATGGAATGAAAAATGGCAAACCCGCGCTGACTTTCATTATTTCCTGTTACAAAATAATTACATCATAAATACCGAACCTATTGACAAAAAACTTGGCGCTGAAGCTGACCTGTCATGTAAATATGACTTTAATAAAGAAGCATCATTAATGTTTGGATTTTCAGCTATGCGACCTGAAAAATCGATGGAGCCTATCGTTGGCGGCAACAGCAGTTATTACGGAACATGGGCATTTGTAATGCTTACCGTAAAACCCACTTTCTTTAAATCGGATAAAAAATAA
- a CDS encoding Rrf2 family transcriptional regulator, which translates to MKLTKKSEYACLALVHLSQQYGKDYVKIIDISERWSIPKKFLEQILITLKNSGYVKSKKGSEGGYKLTKPPQKITLAEIIRLLDGPLAPVESASKYFYENTPIEQHKKLLKIFVDIRNYVSEKLENITFADVIIPIRK; encoded by the coding sequence ATGAAACTTACAAAAAAAAGTGAATATGCATGTCTTGCATTGGTTCATCTTTCTCAGCAATACGGAAAAGACTATGTTAAGATTATAGATATTTCCGAACGTTGGTCAATACCAAAAAAATTTCTTGAACAAATATTAATAACGCTAAAGAATTCAGGATATGTAAAAAGCAAAAAAGGTTCTGAAGGAGGATATAAACTTACCAAGCCTCCTCAAAAAATTACACTTGCTGAAATAATACGGCTTCTTGATGGACCGCTTGCCCCAGTTGAATCAGCCAGCAAATATTTTTATGAGAACACACCTATAGAACAACATAAAAAATTACTGAAAATTTTTGTTGACATAAGAAATTATGTTTCTGAAAAACTGGAGAACATCACATTTGCTGACGTTATTATACCGATACGGAAATGA
- a CDS encoding serine hydrolase — MKRFLSLNIIAFILINHSVSQNIKQELNDVFCNRQLMGMTALAVCNDSIIFSENIGTADYIRNIPVTDSTLFRVASISKTVTATAFMILYEKGLVKLDEDIGNILGYSVRNPDYPDVAITPRMLLSHTSGIQDGTGYSGFITDTYREKVPPKIISLLSDTGKYFSADIWQKHSPGTYFSYCNLNFGIVATIIEKISGVRFDIFCKKNIFDPLGMTASYKVQDFSNINNVAVLYRMNNGVWQPQADNYQGVKPDARDLSTYIAGDNGVIFGPQGGLKINAKSLAVFMMMHMNGGIYKGIRILNPSTIKLMHSPEWLYNGKNGDNYFNLFRSWGYGFHLVNNSENGDIAVNGYKMLGHYGESYGMLGDMYFNEENKFGIIFITNGSKAPYEESVNTAFYAVEADVFSVLNKYEIQPCLHSDNILYAMNDYDDVSKNEKSKRKNIRFYLPEEGNVKCEIYNVFGLKVSAQQFYFNSYGRKQISINTSGLSDGIYFCNINAKGNSRKFSFSITGGD, encoded by the coding sequence ATGAAGAGGTTTTTATCATTAAATATTATTGCATTTATTTTAATAAATCATTCGGTTTCTCAAAACATAAAACAAGAATTGAACGATGTTTTCTGTAACCGTCAATTGATGGGTATGACTGCATTAGCGGTATGCAATGATTCCATAATTTTTTCGGAAAATATCGGAACAGCAGATTACATCAGGAACATTCCTGTAACCGACAGCACTTTATTTCGCGTGGCTTCAATATCAAAGACTGTAACTGCTACAGCTTTTATGATTTTATATGAAAAAGGATTGGTTAAACTGGATGAGGATATTGGGAATATTCTTGGATATTCTGTTCGGAATCCTGATTATCCTGATGTGGCCATCACACCACGTATGTTGCTTTCGCATACTTCCGGAATACAAGACGGAACGGGCTACTCGGGTTTTATTACCGATACATATCGTGAAAAAGTACCACCTAAAATAATATCACTATTATCTGATACAGGAAAATATTTTTCTGCTGATATATGGCAGAAACATTCACCTGGAACTTATTTTTCTTATTGCAATTTAAATTTCGGAATTGTTGCAACTATTATTGAAAAAATTTCAGGAGTGCGTTTTGATATTTTCTGTAAAAAAAATATTTTCGATCCGCTTGGTATGACTGCATCGTATAAAGTTCAGGATTTTTCAAATATTAATAATGTAGCTGTGCTTTATCGGATGAATAATGGTGTATGGCAACCGCAGGCCGATAATTATCAGGGTGTGAAACCAGATGCACGCGATTTGTCAACATATATTGCAGGTGATAACGGAGTGATTTTTGGTCCGCAGGGTGGATTAAAAATAAATGCAAAAAGTCTTGCAGTGTTTATGATGATGCATATGAATGGCGGGATTTATAAAGGAATCCGGATTCTTAATCCATCAACAATAAAACTAATGCATAGTCCGGAATGGTTATATAACGGGAAAAACGGTGATAATTATTTTAATTTATTCAGAAGCTGGGGATATGGTTTTCATTTAGTAAATAATTCGGAGAATGGCGATATTGCGGTAAATGGTTATAAGATGCTGGGGCATTATGGCGAATCGTATGGAATGCTGGGTGATATGTATTTTAATGAAGAAAATAAATTTGGAATCATTTTTATTACCAATGGAAGTAAAGCTCCTTATGAAGAAAGCGTAAATACAGCTTTTTATGCTGTTGAAGCAGATGTGTTTTCTGTTTTAAACAAATATGAAATTCAACCCTGTTTGCATTCAGATAACATCTTGTATGCAATGAATGATTATGATGATGTCTCGAAAAATGAAAAATCAAAAAGAAAAAATATCCGTTTTTATCTACCGGAAGAAGGAAATGTAAAATGTGAAATTTATAATGTATTTGGGTTAAAGGTGAGCGCTCAGCAGTTTTATTTTAATTCCTATGGTCGTAAGCAAATTAGCATAAATACTTCAGGATTATCAGATGGCATTTATTTTTGTAATATCAATGCAAAGGGTAACAGCCGCAAATTTAGTTTTTCTATAACCGGGGGTGATTAG
- the porQ gene encoding type IX secretion system protein PorQ, whose product MQKHAIILVLFVLISSCLFSQIGGSYTYAFLNLPNSARIAGMGGNVNAIKDNDISLALVNPSLITSKMNNQIALSFVDYFSDINYGFASYAHDFKKVGTFDASLQFINYGKFTTADETGVTYGEFTAGEYCFNIGWGRQLDSSFSIGANLKNIYSHYDEYTSYGIAVDVGGTFSRKNFAATLLALNIGRQIKYFTDGNDEPLPFEIQAGISQKLARTPFRYSVVLRNLQKFDLTYTDPNNPEPTVDALTGEPLPEKKFGKFMDKCMRHVVVGGELTPSKNFSIRLGYNYQRRKELKVDSKTGTVGFCWGFGFRVKQFHFNYARAAYHLVGSPNHITISTNLSDIFKGK is encoded by the coding sequence ATGCAAAAACACGCTATTATTTTAGTTTTATTCGTTTTAATTTCTTCCTGTTTGTTTTCACAGATTGGCGGAAGTTATACCTATGCATTTTTAAATCTTCCGAACTCCGCACGAATTGCGGGAATGGGAGGAAATGTAAATGCAATAAAAGATAACGATATTTCTCTTGCTCTTGTAAATCCTTCGCTTATCACATCTAAAATGAATAATCAAATTGCATTAAGCTTTGTTGATTATTTTTCCGATATAAATTACGGCTTTGCATCTTATGCTCATGATTTTAAAAAAGTAGGAACGTTTGATGCTTCTTTACAGTTTATTAATTATGGGAAATTTACTACTGCTGATGAAACCGGTGTTACCTATGGTGAATTTACTGCAGGAGAATATTGTTTTAATATCGGGTGGGGAAGGCAGCTGGATTCTTCATTCTCAATTGGCGCTAATCTTAAAAATATTTATTCTCATTATGATGAATACACGTCATACGGGATTGCTGTTGATGTTGGCGGTACTTTTTCGAGAAAAAATTTTGCAGCTACATTACTGGCATTGAATATTGGCAGACAGATAAAATATTTTACTGATGGAAATGATGAACCTTTGCCTTTTGAGATACAAGCAGGTATTTCCCAAAAATTAGCACGCACTCCATTTCGTTATTCTGTAGTGTTGAGAAACCTGCAAAAATTTGATTTAACTTATACCGATCCGAATAATCCGGAACCTACTGTTGATGCATTAACCGGCGAACCCTTGCCCGAAAAAAAGTTCGGAAAATTTATGGATAAATGTATGAGGCATGTGGTTGTTGGAGGAGAACTAACTCCATCGAAAAATTTTTCGATACGCCTGGGATATAATTATCAACGCAGAAAAGAATTGAAGGTGGATTCAAAAACAGGAACCGTTGGTTTCTGCTGGGGATTTGGTTTCCGTGTTAAACAGTTTCATTTTAATTATGCACGCGCAGCATATCATCTTGTAGGCTCGCCCAATCATATTACCATTTCTACAAATCTTTCGGATATCTTCAAAGGTAAATAA
- a CDS encoding 4-hydroxy-3-methylbut-2-enyl diphosphate reductase has translation MKVHVDPNSGFCFGVVFAIMMAEEELEKSGLLYCLGDIVHNNREVERLASKGLIIINHDELKNIKNSKVLIRAHGEPPETYKIALENNLELLDASCPVVLKLQNRIRIGAEEMQKKNGQIVIYGKEGHAEVNGLVGQISGNAIIVNNESDLDKIDYSKPVRFYSQTTQPTEGFKEMIDGITERFKKSGNLQPDFIPYNTICSQVSHKEPRLKKFAKEHDVVIFVSGRKSSNGLFLYNLCLSINPKTYFISEKSELKKEWFENAESAGVCGATSTPMWLMEEVAEEINKMK, from the coding sequence ATGAAGGTGCATGTTGATCCCAATTCAGGTTTTTGCTTTGGTGTTGTGTTTGCCATAATGATGGCCGAAGAAGAACTTGAAAAATCAGGATTGTTATATTGCCTGGGCGATATTGTTCATAATAACAGGGAAGTTGAAAGGCTTGCATCAAAAGGATTGATAATAATCAATCATGATGAATTAAAGAATATTAAAAATTCAAAAGTGCTGATTCGTGCACATGGAGAGCCTCCTGAAACATATAAGATTGCGCTGGAAAATAATCTTGAACTTCTTGATGCTTCCTGTCCGGTAGTATTAAAATTACAAAACCGTATTCGCATTGGTGCCGAGGAAATGCAAAAAAAGAATGGACAGATTGTGATTTATGGAAAAGAAGGTCATGCAGAGGTAAATGGATTGGTGGGACAAATATCCGGAAATGCAATCATTGTAAATAATGAATCCGATCTTGATAAAATTGATTATTCCAAACCTGTTCGTTTTTATTCTCAAACCACACAACCTACAGAAGGATTTAAAGAAATGATCGATGGAATAACAGAGCGATTTAAAAAATCAGGAAACCTTCAGCCCGATTTTATTCCTTACAATACTATTTGCAGCCAGGTATCGCACAAAGAACCCCGACTGAAAAAATTCGCTAAAGAACATGATGTGGTGATTTTTGTAAGCGGAAGAAAAAGTTCCAATGGATTATTTCTATATAACCTTTGTTTATCCATAAACCCGAAAACATATTTTATTTCTGAAAAAAGTGAATTAAAAAAAGAGTGGTTCGAAAATGCAGAATCGGCAGGTGTTTGCGGGGCTACTTCAACGCCAATGTGGCTGATGGAAGAAGTTGCTGAAGAAATCAATAAAATGAAATAA
- a CDS encoding YdcF family protein, producing MFFVISKILSVLLTPFLWILILFVLALLVRNKKWSRRFLIYGVVAFLFFSNTFIVDELTHLWEYPLTEDSKLKESYDVGIILGGGMVTIDTDYDRMTFRNNTDRMLQALRLYKEGRIKKFLFSSGAGSLVYRDMLESALLKRYMKIIEIPDSVILVDSVSDNTHENAVNTAEILKKNHLHDNCLLITSSMHMRRAVGCFKKENIEVTPYSVCLITGKRKWDIGHLLIPNIEAITRWDQLIHEVAGYVIYAINGYL from the coding sequence ATGTTTTTTGTTATTTCAAAAATATTATCCGTTTTGCTTACTCCATTTTTATGGATACTTATTTTATTTGTGCTGGCATTGCTGGTAAGAAATAAAAAATGGTCGCGAAGGTTTTTGATATATGGTGTTGTAGCATTTTTATTTTTTTCCAATACATTTATTGTTGATGAGTTGACACACTTGTGGGAATATCCTTTAACGGAAGATTCAAAACTTAAGGAATCATATGATGTGGGAATTATTCTTGGCGGGGGCATGGTTACTATAGATACAGATTACGATCGCATGACTTTCCGAAATAATACAGATAGAATGTTGCAGGCATTGCGATTATATAAAGAAGGCAGGATAAAGAAATTTTTATTTTCCAGTGGTGCAGGCAGCCTGGTTTATCGTGATATGCTGGAGTCGGCATTATTAAAACGCTACATGAAAATAATCGAAATTCCCGATAGCGTTATTCTGGTAGATTCCGTTTCCGATAATACTCATGAAAATGCTGTTAATACTGCTGAAATCCTAAAAAAGAATCATCTTCATGATAATTGTTTACTTATCACTTCTTCCATGCATATGCGCAGGGCTGTTGGCTGTTTCAAAAAAGAGAACATCGAAGTTACTCCATATAGTGTTTGCTTAATTACCGGGAAACGAAAATGGGACATTGGACATTTGCTGATACCAAATATTGAAGCTATAACCCGCTGGGATCAGCTGATACATGAAGTTGCCGGTTATGTGATTTATGCTATTAATGGATACTTGTAA
- a CDS encoding M48 family metallopeptidase, protein MAFILFIIIVTIVISDFIFDRVLDYLNSKYWSNVLPEELKGIYDAEKYMKSQNYEKTNHRFSLITSSFSFVLMLGMLLFGGFAFVDRIARSLSGNNILIALLFFGIIGFAFDLISLPFQIYSQFVIEEKFGFNKTTYKTFIFDKIKTYLLAAIIGGGLFALIIFIYENTGEYFWIITWAVITAFAIFINMFYSTLIVPLFNKQKPLEEGALKNAINEFSVKVGFKLSNIYVIDGSKRSAKANAYFSGLGAKKRIVLYDTLIQNHTVEELVAVLAHEIGHYKKKHTLQGLLMGIVQSGLLLYILSLFIGNPVLSEALGAKQGSFHMGITAFGMLYGPFSLVLGLFMNALSRHNEYQADRFAAEKYNAKSLKDALIKLSVDNLSNLRPHPVYVKFHYSHPPLLQRLKALDKV, encoded by the coding sequence ATGGCTTTTATACTATTTATTATTATTGTAACTATTGTCATCTCTGATTTTATCTTTGATCGTGTTCTTGATTATTTGAACAGTAAATATTGGAGTAATGTTTTGCCGGAAGAATTAAAGGGGATTTATGATGCGGAGAAATACATGAAGTCGCAGAATTATGAAAAAACAAATCATCGTTTTTCATTGATCACGTCATCGTTTTCATTTGTTTTAATGCTTGGAATGTTGTTATTTGGCGGCTTTGCTTTTGTTGACCGTATTGCACGAAGCTTATCTGGTAATAATATATTGATTGCACTTCTGTTTTTTGGAATCATCGGTTTTGCATTTGATTTGATTTCATTGCCTTTTCAAATATATTCACAGTTTGTGATTGAAGAAAAATTTGGTTTCAACAAAACAACTTACAAGACTTTTATTTTTGATAAAATAAAAACATATTTACTTGCTGCCATTATTGGCGGGGGATTATTTGCTCTTATTATTTTTATTTATGAAAATACCGGTGAATATTTCTGGATCATAACATGGGCGGTTATTACAGCGTTTGCGATTTTTATAAATATGTTTTATTCAACACTCATTGTTCCTTTGTTTAATAAGCAAAAACCTCTTGAAGAAGGCGCTTTGAAAAATGCTATAAACGAATTTTCTGTAAAGGTTGGATTTAAACTTTCTAATATTTATGTTATTGATGGTTCAAAGCGTTCAGCGAAAGCCAATGCATATTTCAGCGGACTGGGTGCAAAAAAACGGATTGTACTTTATGATACGTTAATACAGAATCATACTGTTGAAGAGCTTGTAGCAGTTCTGGCTCATGAAATAGGACATTACAAAAAGAAACATACGCTACAGGGCCTGTTGATGGGGATTGTACAATCGGGATTGCTGTTGTATATTTTGTCGTTGTTTATTGGAAACCCGGTTCTTTCGGAAGCATTAGGTGCAAAGCAGGGGAGTTTTCATATGGGGATAACAGCTTTCGGAATGTTATACGGACCTTTTTCACTTGTTCTTGGTTTATTTATGAATGCTTTGTCGCGACATAATGAATACCAGGCCGACCGCTTTGCTGCTGAGAAATATAATGCAAAATCATTGAAGGATGCATTAATAAAACTTTCGGTTGATAACCTTTCCAATTTACGTCCACATCCGGTTTACGTAAAGTTCCATTATTCCCATCCTCCGTTGTTGCAAAGGTTGAAGGCGTTGGATAAGGTTTAG
- a CDS encoding agmatine deiminase family protein produces the protein MKKFTFSLIIAFIAFNIGVSTAQENGLPKHEISKEEQLNFANSHKVLPFSKATPVQPRNIAEWEPSEGVVIAYVSSYGGFGIPDAAIQDLAKTAKVYVACPSSYQSTVTSKFNTLSITNYSFINATTDSWWTRDFTGWFIADSSGTVSVVDFTYDRDRPNDDAFTPYEATALNNMTCYTMGLSQTGGNWMCDGYGIAASTDLVNDDNSSLSTTQIQTQVSTYLGISNYMIRPDALGDYIKHIDCWGKFLAPDKMLIDSVSTSDSRYSYYEAAASYFKSTNCAYGYHYKVYRPFIGSSTASSNTAVTPYSNVLILNNRVFIPIVGSTTTVTKDSAALKLYRKAMPGYIVKGYKTSTSGTYVPWFNTDALHCRTHEIADRQMLYIQHYPLYGKINSSTGYDINAVVYSYAKNALATNYPMVKYKVHYNGTWDSIPMSFVSYRHYKANIPTQNSGDTIYYYIKAKDVTGKIAYHPFIGQPDPYYFIADGTTVLTPEIIVDPQMSFFTYPNPSKGEFFLFLKSNYSDNASIQIFNIDGKLVYTDNMDFEIGDNNKFLNIGGIATGVYILQVKTKSNILTKQLLIQ, from the coding sequence ATGAAAAAATTTACTTTCTCATTAATTATTGCATTTATTGCATTTAACATTGGAGTTAGCACAGCTCAGGAAAATGGACTTCCTAAACATGAAATTAGTAAAGAAGAACAGTTAAATTTTGCAAACTCGCACAAAGTTCTTCCTTTCTCTAAAGCAACCCCTGTTCAACCCAGGAATATTGCAGAATGGGAACCTTCCGAAGGAGTTGTAATAGCTTATGTTTCCAGTTATGGCGGATTTGGTATTCCTGATGCTGCTATTCAAGATTTAGCTAAAACAGCCAAGGTTTATGTTGCCTGCCCAAGTTCTTATCAAAGTACTGTAACTTCAAAATTTAACACTTTAAGCATCACAAATTACAGCTTTATTAATGCTACTACAGATTCATGGTGGACCAGAGATTTTACAGGATGGTTTATAGCCGATAGTAGTGGAACTGTAAGTGTAGTTGACTTTACCTATGACAGGGACAGGCCAAATGATGATGCTTTTACTCCATATGAAGCAACGGCACTTAACAATATGACTTGTTATACCATGGGCTTATCACAAACAGGCGGAAACTGGATGTGTGATGGTTATGGAATTGCTGCCTCTACTGATTTGGTTAATGACGATAATTCCAGTTTATCTACAACTCAGATACAAACACAAGTATCAACTTATCTTGGTATTTCAAATTACATGATTCGTCCTGATGCTTTAGGTGATTATATCAAACACATTGACTGTTGGGGTAAATTTTTAGCTCCTGATAAAATGTTAATCGACTCTGTTTCTACATCCGATTCAAGATATTCATATTATGAAGCTGCTGCAAGTTATTTTAAAAGTACAAACTGTGCATATGGCTATCATTATAAAGTATACAGACCTTTTATTGGTAGCAGCACCGCGTCAAGCAATACAGCTGTAACACCATACTCAAATGTATTAATATTGAACAATAGAGTCTTTATTCCTATTGTTGGCTCAACAACAACAGTAACAAAAGACTCTGCTGCATTAAAACTTTATAGGAAAGCAATGCCAGGTTATATTGTAAAAGGATATAAAACTTCTACATCAGGAACATACGTACCTTGGTTCAATACTGATGCATTACATTGCCGTACCCATGAAATTGCCGACAGGCAAATGCTCTACATACAACACTATCCACTATATGGAAAGATAAATTCTTCAACCGGGTACGATATCAATGCCGTGGTTTATTCGTATGCAAAAAATGCTTTAGCTACAAATTATCCTATGGTTAAATATAAAGTTCATTACAACGGAACATGGGATTCAATTCCTATGTCGTTTGTAAGCTACAGGCATTATAAAGCAAATATACCTACTCAGAATTCCGGCGATACTATTTATTATTACATCAAAGCTAAAGATGTTACGGGCAAAATTGCATATCATCCTTTCATTGGTCAACCTGACCCATATTATTTCATAGCCGATGGCACAACCGTCTTAACACCTGAAATTATTGTTGACCCGCAAATGTCATTCTTCACTTACCCTAATCCTTCAAAAGGTGAATTCTTCTTATTCCTGAAATCAAATTATTCAGATAATGCTTCCATTCAAATATTCAATATCGATGGCAAACTAGTTTACACAGACAATATGGATTTTGAAATCGGAGATAATAATAAATTCCTTAATATCGGTGGTATTGCAACCGGAGTATACATATTACAGGTTAAAACCAAATCGAATATTTTGACCAAACAGTTGCTTATTCAATAA